From a region of the Salvelinus fontinalis isolate EN_2023a chromosome 13, ASM2944872v1, whole genome shotgun sequence genome:
- the LOC129868756 gene encoding mitochondrial fission 1 protein-like, translating into MVYFAKLLQQNLRNEYTLVTSSGNMEAVVCDVVSPEDLLKFEKKYSTELAKGDLTKDTKFEYAWCLIRSKFPDDINKGIVLLDELVHKGTKDDQRDYLFYLAIGNYKLKEYERGLKCIRILLKNEPGNTQALDLEKLIVKAMRKDGLVGMAIVGGIVGGVGLGVAGLAALIGMAASKKL; encoded by the exons ATGGTATATTTTGCGAAACTTTTGCAACAGAATttgcgtaatgaatacacccttgTTACTTCATCCGGAAACATGGAGGCTGTCGTCTGTGATGTTGTTTCACCAGAGGATCTCTTG aaATTTGAGAAGAAGTATTCTACAGAGTTGGCTAAAGGGGATTTGACCAAAGACACAAAGTTTGAGTATGCGTGGTGTCTGATCAGGAGCAAATTCCcagatgacatcaataagggcATCGTTCTGCTGGATG AGCTGGTTCACAAGGGTACCAAGGATGACCAGAGGGACTACTTGTTTTACCTGGCTATTGGAAACTACAAACTGAAG GAGTATGAGAGGGGCCTGAAATGCATCCGGATCCTCCTGAAGAATGAACCAGGGAACACGCAAGCTCTGGATCTGGAGAAGCTCATAGTGAAGGCCATGAGGAAAG ATGGTTTGGTCGGCATGGCGATAGTTGGAGGGATAGTTGGAGGAGTCGGCCTTGGCGTCGCTGGATTGGCTGCACTCATTGGGATGGCTGCATCAAAGAAGCTCTAA